Within Lytechinus pictus isolate F3 Inbred chromosome 7, Lp3.0, whole genome shotgun sequence, the genomic segment agtagacgaattggcaatttacctccacactaacccttttttttctactggttgACATGATCAtatcggaccagtagatacccagtttttcaatttttcactaGTCCAAAAAATTTACTGgttccaaaaaataaagaaaacataaaaaagacttGATTTCATTTTGCTGTCTATTATGGCGTATTGTtaccccactccccccccccccaaaaaaaaaaaaactattcatgAGAGTCATTTCTCAATTTTATAGAGTCATTTTTGTAAAATGCTGGAGCCATGTTTATAATTtatgaaagagaataaaatatcatttttatcagtttgatgtaatttttactggtcaagtcggaccagtaaatctggctatttctaAATAGTGgcccgacagcaatttttacGGACCTGGGACTGTCAGACCAGTGCCAGTGTTGCGCACTGGCTTAGATCCTATTGTGATATGTGTACATCTCAAtcattctttgtttcattttcaatatacaGGTGCAGATGTGGATGATTTGACAAGGCTGTTCCATGTTCTTTGCAAAGCCAAGATTGATACTTAAAGACCTTAACAAGGTACTGGCCCTGCGGATACACTGTAGAAGCAACAGACTAGCAGCAATGGCTTCAATACATCCATTCACTCTGGATGTCTTCCAACCACCAACTAACATTACGCAGTCAAATGACATCGACAGAGAAGCATTCAGGAAAACCGTCACCATACCTGCTCTGAAAATCAACAAACGGTGTATACATAAACTCCTCAAGGCATTCAAGTTGGCTTCATTCAGTCGACCCCGCTTTGCTCCCATCCGCGACATCCCGGCGAACCCGGATGATAAGTTCCTGCTCCTTGATCCACAGAATATATGTCACGTGGATGCCATGACAGACAAACAACGATCCGTCTTGAAGGAGAACGGTGTAGAGGAAAGATTGCATGAATATACCTTGGAGCTTACCTACAAGGACTGGCACGCTCATGAAGTGCTTCAGAGATTGTTGCCTGATGGTGTCGAAGTTCCCACTGGTTTTAGCAGGATTGGCCACATCATGCATCTGAATCTCAGAGAGTCCCAGTTGGAGTATAAAAAGTTGATAGGTAAGACTGGATTGATAGCTTGATCCTACCATCTTTGCAGATACAGTGAATATACTAGGTGAATCTGCCTTGGCCTTGGTCAAATCTTTTGGGACCACTGAAACCTGATTGACTTAGGCAGGCCAAATTTGACTGAGAAGATGTAggccctacatacatgtatggtactTACACATGTTTGCATAAGGTCGACTTCAACAGAGTCTATTGTTTGTCCTTTGAATTATCATGATTAATTTGTTACAGCAGGTATCTTGAAGCCACTGAATTAGAAAGATTTATTTGtgaaatgtggaaaaaaatatatgcaacATCCATATTAGTCTATGCACTGGAGCAAAATGATGCTACAGATTTATTTGAAGACATTCTGTTTGTTTAGGGCCATGTGTCATCAGGGTCGTTCACCAAAAAGGTTGGTGCTGTTACATATATGGGTTAATTTGTACAGTTATTCctacatattttcaaaatcaaaggAGTTATGCCAGCAAGATTGGTATCATTTTGAAGCTGAATTCATTGGCTAATAATCTAGAAAGTTTCATTGCTCTAAGAGAAATAGAACTTGAGTTACATGTCTTTAAAGACGGAGCACCAGGCGTGGAGTTATCAGAGATGGCTCGTTGTAGATCACCTTGTACAATGCAATGACTTCAGGGTCTCagtacctcgagcgaagttcgtgcacaTTATTTCTTCACAGTTATTCTTAATTTCAATGTAgcttttgtttaaaaaacagaaaatgtgaTTTCAACTATTCTTTAGGATGaaagtgatacttgattttgTTACAGATCTTAAAGGTCAAATGACACAGGTCAGAGACATTCAGACCAACAATATGTGAAGAATCTTAAAAGAATTATTCGGTCTAATGCTATTACAATTTCCTTTGAACTGTTTTATACCTTAAATCAAATGAACACAGCAGATGAAGGCAAAAGTAGCACACACAATATatcaatttctttatattttgggggaaaaaattgaCTAAGTTCTGAttgatttttaattaatttcttgaccataaacccaataaaattatacattgtTAGAAAGGTCTGACTCTGCACTGTACAGAAATATGATTATTTGGGTCATAGGGGGActatacaaattattattatcataaatatgagatttaaaaaattattaatatttttctatTCAACATAACAATTATGTCTTACACCTAATGCTATTTCTTAGTGCACTTTTGGATTCATTAAGCAATTTCCTTTCttaaaatatatacttttacTATCATAGGGTGTATAGTTGAGATAGAGACTTTTGATGATAGAAACGCAACAGGAGGAAAAATAACCATGTAACGCAGAAGTAAACAACCTCATGACACATGACCGTAGGGTTAAGGATAAGGATTTATCAGACAGTTtaggatttttatttattttctattgagTGTTTTggggaagttttttttttgaagtgtTGTAAATGTCTTGAAAACCTACAATGTAATGAagcaatataggcctactgacaatattttcattttctttgacaTTACCATATAATCTGCATATCTTCCAATTTCATGGTAGGAATTACATAGAAATGATAGTCCTGAATGACACAATGTCAAATAAGTATCACTTGCTTATGGAAAGATTTATAgattaatttgaagaaaaaaaaacacccggAGATTCCTCCTTGCCATAAAAAAACCCCGATGAATTGAAAAGAATGTTGACCTCATGTTATATATTTAGATTACAATGATATCACAATGTCACACTAGCTATCTGTTTAattttttatgtcacatttcTATGTTTTTATGTAACTACATGCAATTCAATGCAAGGGTTCTACAAGAATCAAGTTTTTAAATGTTTCCCTCTTACAatcatgttctttttttctctccataaTTCAGGGGAAGTTTTGTTGGAAAAGACTCAAGGCATCAAGACAGTCGTCAACAAACTCAATGAGATTGACAACACCTACCGGTTTTTCAACATGGAGTGCATCGCAGGAGACCCTGATACAGTGGTGACGGTCAAAGAAAACCATGGAGCCTATTCCTTTGACTTTGCCAAAGTGTACTGGAACCCCCGCTTATCTACGGAACATCAGCGCATCATTGATAAACTCCACCCAAGTGACGTTGTATATGACATGTTTGCCGGTGTTGGACCATTTGCTGTTCCTGCAGCTAAAAAGGGATGTGAAGTATTTGCCAATGACTTGAATCCGGAATCCTTCCGATGGTTGCAGGAGAATGCAAAACAGAACAAACTCTCCAGGAGACTGAGGGCATTAAACTTGGATGGTCGAGAGTTTGCCGTTGACGTCGTTAAACCAGACTTGGTCGTCAAAGCTAAAGAAGGCTTCAATCACAGAGCACACATCATCATGAATCTCCCTGCGATTGCTGTGGAATTTCTAGACATTTTCCCATCCCTTCTCAGCCTTGTGCCATCAGAACTCAAAGAGAAGATCCCAGAAGTTATTGTCCATTGCCATGGCTTCTCCAAATCAGAGAACCCTGCTGAGGATATCCAGAACAGGGTGGAAGACATCTTGAAGTGTAGGTTGAACTGTCCTTTGATCCATGATGTCAGAGACGTTGCTCCCAATAAAGAGATGATGTGTATCAGCTTCTCTGTGCCTCCATCTGTCTTGTTTGCTCCAACTGATAAAGATGATTGTGAAGGTAAGTTTGATGAATAATCATTTATGGTTAGGGATATGTTTATCGTAACATTTGTAGTGACTATTTAATGTCATAGAGCATATTTTTTGGAGAGATTTCAAGGCAAAGCATTGTACAGTGTACACTTTCAGTCACTATCTTTGCAAGTAAAAAACTCgctaaacaatttatttcaaaGGTGAAATATTTGATAAGACTAtagtttcatttgatttttcaacCATTTTAAAATCGACAAATTCAAAGAGAATGATCAGAAAATTTTAATTGAGAGAGACATTCCTTTGTGTGCTGACATATTTATTTTGGTGGGGGCAAATATTTATGGAATCATCCCTGATTAATGAAGAAATGTATGCTTTACAAATGTTCTTCTAGCAAATTGTATCACATACCTTCATCTGAATTACATATCAGTGTTTACTTGGCATATTAAAAgattagtttgatttttcccgACTTCATGACACAACTGAGGGTttttttcacaaagatttaagtgtgacttagtcGCATTTAGATTTCAGTAGCATGCGGTTATATAAGACATCTCTGCACTGGACAGGTTGTGTGCACTACTGCATATCCATCCATCAGATTGCGTgttaaggccctgtcacatcgttccgtgcTAGCCTTGCGGGTGATTGCCCACAACTCGCCCGCAATAatgttttgagcatgttcaaaacttttctgcgtGCACTTTTGCATCTGAGTTGCGTGCGAGATACTGTCAATGCGGGCGACCTGCGGGTAACAAAAACAGGTACTCGCAAGTCAcacgcaaggcttgcacggaacaaTGTGACTGGGCTTTTAGATAATGTGTGTGTTGGCGTTTAAGCAAGATACAATGTCTCACTTAACGTTATTGAAACACCCCTAgggacccgtaacacaaagcttagccaAGAATGATAGTAGAACATTCTCTACGATTGACTGCAttaactacaatgtacaatcaaacgtcaaaatcaagcgtacaattaattgctaaactttgtgttacggatCCGTGGAGTTCTAACAGGTTGTGCAGCAAATATATAGAAATCTTATTCATTAAGTctgtcctttttttctctctatcttaTTTGATTTGTATACCTGTAGGAGACAAGACTGAACAATCAGAGTGTACAGAAGGATCAACTCAAGATGAACCTGACAAGAAGAAACCAAGGATACAATGAAATTTACtattaaggaatatatttttagcaaggattttattctctttaagttttatttttcacagTAGTGCCTACCTCAAATTGCTGTCACACTAATTTCTTACAAGGTAATTAATTGCTTTGTTTGCTACCCcaaccagattttttttaaagtatgacAGGAAATCATATTAGTGTTACtagcctggtgggtgtttcataaagctggttGTTATTTACAAGCAACTTTATggatgactggtgacccttctTAGGAAATATATCAACACCAATGGAAATCTGGTGTGTACCATgaagcacaagaaaggatcgaGCATTTGGAAGGCTGCTTGAAACTTATGAACagtttgtgaaacacccacctaAACTACTCTATTTTTTACTCCTtgtaaagatacatgtatgcccaTTACTTGGGAAGATATCCAGTGGGTAGACTTGTGAAATCTGTCCATGGTATGTATATCGAGGCATCCATGATACATTGCATTACCATATTgttattggcccgtattctgaagtcgggtttaactgaaaatcaggtttaaagttgtggcctaaatatggatagccaattgttacataaatcacttacggtagagatatcatatttcagctcattttgctcttaaattgaattgaattgaattgaattgaattgaatttattcaaaccagtcaaaggagatcaaaatacaaacaaaataaatggttacaTTATAAAGAACTAAAACAAATGACATGTTTGGGACCCCAAAGAAGCACAGCTTGTAATCAGGGGCCCCTGCATAAgatattttactcaaacatggaataactatgagaataagaagaaaaaaaaaaaatcattcataattaccTAGGaagaataaatagataattgtctttaccatcgatgaatcaggaaagagcacattaaacataagaaacatacaacttaatattAAACTTTGACACTTTTggtttcccataattttagcacagagttagaccatggtctaagttaaacctgactttagaatacgggccattgtatTTAATGTACAGTTATTCAAAGAAAGCAGCTCTGGTCAAGTATCTGTATTGGGTGTGGAGTACATatcctgtattttttttaatacattctgTACCAGATAAAAAATGATAAGTCAATATCCGAAACATTGACAAGTTCTTAGTTATATTGTGTCTTACCCACTTGCAAAAATAACTGTATATAATGCGATCTCCGCTGCCACGCAACAGAATTCTATCCATTGCTCATTGTGCTAAATCTATCATCGAATGTAACATCCCATTTCATTTCTTCTCGTGCAACCATCATTGGCAATATGcaggcattggcggcggaagccaaaaatttaggggagaccaccaaaaatttttgacaagcaaaaaaaaaaaaaaagttatcaacaagaaatttagGAGGGGATCGTCCCCCACCGCTGCCTATGTATGCAGGTCTCTCAAGTTCATCTATCATTGGTTGCCATTACAGCAACGCGTGCATAGTTATGTGTTATAAAAGAGTTATACAAGCACACTTTAATGCTTGACCTACATAACCAATGTCCTTTATGTAATCCTGATCACTTTGTGGCCATATATTTCAGTATCCATACAGGAAATCAGGTACCCTCAACCACTATCCCTGCATCTTTCTAGGGGTAGCCCTCTGGTTACATCATCCGCGGGGTTCAGGTCGGATCTGACATTTTGCTTCTGTTTCCGATCAGACATTTCTCTTATAGTCGTCGCCCTATTTGCTTGAAAGGTTCAAAACTGCATGCCCTCATTGTTAAAGTAATGATACACGATAGAGCTGTCAGTCCTAGACACTGACTTGTGTAGTTGGAGATGCGTAGTTACAGCTAGGCGAGCGGCCATTATTTTCAGCCGTAGGAGTGTCCCCTTCTGAGAGGGGCAGGACTAGCTGTCTCAATATTACAGGAAACTTCTCCCTGTCTCATTTCCTTACAAATTTCTCCAAGGCATCACTAAAGTGGTGAAGCTGATATTTCTTCATAAGTCTCAAGTCATATATGATCTGTAACACCTGCTAACTCTGACATCTTGCACAACTCATTTGCCATTGATTCCATCTGTCCTGACAGAATACCAAATGGTACAGGTTCATCCCATCAAAGCTTCATAGTAGCAAGATCTCCAACGAAAATCTTCGCTTTCAGTAAAAATGGAGCAGCGAACCCGTATGGGTCGTACCAAGGAGCTTCATCGTACATTGATGCAATTCCACTCAAATGACCTCGGCGGGTCAAGGGCTTATTCCTGTGTACTGTGCAGTGAGTTATGAGGTCCGTCTCTGTATGCCATTATATAAGAAGAGGATCTTATTCAAATCTAAAccctttcaattttcaattcaattcaattgtttaattttccactttcaatttcaatttcatatttacaattatgacACAATTTACATAGtaacatataatcacatttgaagTATATTAAGAAATTGATAACATTATAACattacaatagacaattatcaa encodes:
- the LOC129265690 gene encoding tRNA (guanine(37)-N1)-methyltransferase-like, whose product is MFFAKPRLILKDLNKVLALRIHCRSNRLAAMASIHPFTLDVFQPPTNITQSNDIDREAFRKTVTIPALKINKRCIHKLLKAFKLASFSRPRFAPIRDIPANPDDKFLLLDPQNICHVDAMTDKQRSVLKENGVEERLHEYTLELTYKDWHAHEVLQRLLPDGVEVPTGFSRIGHIMHLNLRESQLEYKKLIGEVLLEKTQGIKTVVNKLNEIDNTYRFFNMECIAGDPDTVVTVKENHGAYSFDFAKVYWNPRLSTEHQRIIDKLHPSDVVYDMFAGVGPFAVPAAKKGCEVFANDLNPESFRWLQENAKQNKLSRRLRALNLDGREFAVDVVKPDLVVKAKEGFNHRAHIIMNLPAIAVEFLDIFPSLLSLVPSELKEKIPEVIVHCHGFSKSENPAEDIQNRVEDILKCRLNCPLIHDVRDVAPNKEMMCISFSVPPSVLFAPTDKDDCEGDKTEQSECTEGSTQDEPDKKKPRIQ